The Thermostichus vulcanus str. 'Rupite' genome includes the window GGCCCCGTTCCACATTCACATCCGCCACCCCCACCACCTGCACATCCTTCATGCGGCTGAAGACGCGGGTATGATGCTGACCCATGTTGCCTACCCCGATGACACCGACGGGAACGGCTTGTCCGGTATAAGCCAGCGGGCTTTGGGGAGAGTTGGCAGGACTCGGGCAGGATCGGGCCATGACGTTTCCACTACCTCCACCAAAAAGGGTTTCGTCAGACCTACAGTCCGTTGGCTGTTAACGGAGCGTAGCCTTTTCACGAAACAAACTTCACAAAGCTTACCACGCTTATTTCTCAAATCCAGTTCAAGCCAGGGATCGGCGGCAAACGCAGCGGCGTTCGTTCACAGGATTCGGGGCTGAAACAAAACAGCGGCACAGGTGTAGAGCGAAACCACATGCGGGCATAAAACCCGTTCGGGCTGAGGGGCAGACCAAACCAAATCGGGAAAAAGAAGATCAAGGTCGCCAAAACCAGCGCCACCGCCGTGAGGCTCACCCCGCGCCAGAAGCGTTGATAGCTTTGCCAACCCAATATCACCAACCAAGCCAGCGCCAAGGTGCTAAAGGCCAGAGCACTCATGTAGTGGTAGATAAACACGCAGCGACTCACCATGAACCAGGGCAGGTAGTTGGCGGCATACCCGATTAAAATGAAGGCTTCGATGCCATTGAACCGCCGGATCCCGCGCCCAACCAACACCAAAATTGAGCCTGTGCCCAGCCACCACAGCCAGGGGTTGCCCAAGCCGTGTACGGCTCGCCAGAGGTTGTCTTCGCTGCTGAAGTAGTAGCCTACGGAACGGCCCATAATCGGCCACGACCAAGCCCCCGCAGAACCCAACCGAGTCGCCAGCCACGGCCGCAACGCTGGGAACCACGCCACCAAGGATCGCAAACTGGTGGAACAATAGGGATGCACAGGGGTTTCTTCGTCCACCACCAAGTTGGCCGCCGTCTGCCCACCGTAAATGGATTGGTTAATGGCAACCAGCGCGCGGAAGTAGTTTTGGATCCCGGCCCAGCTCCAGTCAAGGGTTAGCCCCTGTTGCGGGTTGAACTGCAAATGTGGGATCCACTGCAGGGCATAAAACACCAACGGAGCAAGGATAAAACAAAAGGCATAGTGCCACCAGCGCAGGTGCCGGATCTGCACCAACAGCCCCAAACGCGGGATCCACTGCGGACGAAGCCAGATCACCCCCCAAACGAGGAGCCCCAGCAGCGCAAACATGAAGGCAAACCAGAGGCCATTCCACTTCACGGAAACTGCCGCTCCCAACAGGATCCCGGAGCCGGTAAAGTGTACAGCCCGTCGCCAACCGCGCCGCTCCAACCCACCCAGCAACAAAATGGCTGCTGCCAAGCCAAAGGCCACCAAGTAGACGTTGATCAGGCCGAAGCGGGATTCCACCAAAAAGATGCCATCCGTCAGCAATAAGGCCCCGCTCAGCAGCGCCAACCCGACATGATAGGTGAGGCGGTAGGCTAACCCCGTCAGCAACAGCGGGATCAGGGATCCACACAGGGCCGTGGCAAAGCGAAACCCCCATTCATTGCGGCCAAACACCTGAATGCTGAGGGCGATGAAGTATTTGCCCAAGGGGGGATGCACATCGAAAAAGGGCTTGCCATCCAGATAATTTTGGGCGAACTCCGGGAAATACACCTCGTCGAAGACAGGAGCAGGAAATTCATTCAGCCGCCACAGGCGCATCCCCAACCCAATCAGGAAGATCCCTAGCGCCCCCCACAACAGCCACTGACGGGATCCGACTGCGGTTTGCGGGGATCCCAGGGTAGGCATGGGCAGCAGAGAGGAGCGGGGCCGCTCCGGCGCAGGGTCGGTAGGGGTTGGCTCCACAGTCATGGCTAAGGCACACTCAACACGTCCAGGGGGGATTCCCAGAGATACCTTAACCTCTGTCCAGGGCAAAGGAGTGAGCGAGATGGCTATTCCCAAAAACAGCCATTTCGGGTAGCCATTGCTAGCCTAGAGACTCATCCCTACGGTTACTGGCTCAAAAGTTTCACCAATTCCAGTTTCTTAATTTTGCTTGTGTACTTGAGGCCACGCTTCTTAGCCAGAGCCTTCAGCTCGTTAATTTTTAATTTGTTCAGGAGCTTGAGATCTCTGATCTCGGTCTGGTCAGGCATAGGCTGGGGTGTTAGATAGAACACCTCCTCAAGAGCATCAAGCTTTTTGCCCTTGGTGATCCCGCATTTCAAGTCTGCTACTGGATCCAGCGTCTGCCAGTATTGACGGGGAGCCTCATCAATCCGATTGACAGCAACAGCTAGATCAACGCCGCTAAGAGGATTTCCGGACTGTTGTTTCAGATATTCCAAGGCCGACCTAATTTCATCCCTAGAGGCTGTAGAAAGATTAACTTTAGGAACTCTTTCCCTGGCCAAAACCTGGGTGACTTCCGCCGCTTCAGGGCTGTCTTCCACCACAATGCACCAAACCCGCTCTAATCCTGCTTCCACAGCAACTGCATAAACATAGGCGTTGCCAATGACTGCGTATCGGTCTTTCCCAACTTCTTTGACAAGGATCGGGAGCCAGTTACGCTGCTGAGTTTCTTGCAAAAGCTTAGCTGCCGTCTTAATCAAGAAGTCGGGAACGTGGATGTACTTTTCCTCTGGGAGCTCGATTTGATCCAGATAAAGCAAAAGTAAGTTCCCTACTTCGCTTAAGCTGCTCATGGTACAAAATACTCCTTGACTAGGTTTTCAAAGTAGTCTTGGGCTTTCTTATCTTTGTAGACTGCTGGAGCCTGTAAAAACGAAGC containing:
- a CDS encoding phospholipid carrier-dependent glycosyltransferase — translated: MTVEPTPTDPAPERPRSSLLPMPTLGSPQTAVGSRQWLLWGALGIFLIGLGMRLWRLNEFPAPVFDEVYFPEFAQNYLDGKPFFDVHPPLGKYFIALSIQVFGRNEWGFRFATALCGSLIPLLLTGLAYRLTYHVGLALLSGALLLTDGIFLVESRFGLINVYLVAFGLAAAILLLGGLERRGWRRAVHFTGSGILLGAAVSVKWNGLWFAFMFALLGLLVWGVIWLRPQWIPRLGLLVQIRHLRWWHYAFCFILAPLVFYALQWIPHLQFNPQQGLTLDWSWAGIQNYFRALVAINQSIYGGQTAANLVVDEETPVHPYCSTSLRSLVAWFPALRPWLATRLGSAGAWSWPIMGRSVGYYFSSEDNLWRAVHGLGNPWLWWLGTGSILVLVGRGIRRFNGIEAFILIGYAANYLPWFMVSRCVFIYHYMSALAFSTLALAWLVILGWQSYQRFWRGVSLTAVALVLATLIFFFPIWFGLPLSPNGFYARMWFRSTPVPLFCFSPESCERTPLRLPPIPGLNWI
- a CDS encoding Rho termination factor N-terminal domain-containing protein, which codes for MSSLSEVGNLLLLYLDQIELPEEKYIHVPDFLIKTAAKLLQETQQRNWLPILVKEVGKDRYAVIGNAYVYAVAVEAGLERVWCIVVEDSPEAAEVTQVLARERVPKVNLSTASRDEIRSALEYLKQQSGNPLSGVDLAVAVNRIDEAPRQYWQTLDPVADLKCGITKGKKLDALEEVFYLTPQPMPDQTEIRDLKLLNKLKINELKALAKKRGLKYTSKIKKLELVKLLSQ